In the Chloroflexota bacterium genome, one interval contains:
- a CDS encoding NDP-sugar synthase, with product MRAVILVGGLGTRLRPLTNQLPKPLVPIAGEALMSRTLRRLHQQGVRHVILAVQYLAEQFLAAYGDGAAFGLDLQIVQEPEALGTAGAVRYALEQTNLLEAGPILVLNGDELTDFDVAQLWQAHAQFGGVATIAVRQVADTSAFGVVASDANQRVYAFQEKPAAGTALATTINSGAYIFEPAALAQIPAQGFAMLERDLFPSLLAAQAPIYAYQHNAYSQDIGTLAGYLAANEAVLLGHLPHETVHGIQYAAGVWAAADAQISPSAQLIAPIMLGSGCVVGEHARLERVIAWDRVTIEAAANLNNVAIANDVQVAHHATVEGLALG from the coding sequence ATGCGTGCAGTTATTTTAGTTGGCGGATTAGGCACGCGCCTCCGCCCATTGACCAACCAACTCCCCAAGCCACTCGTGCCAATTGCCGGCGAAGCCTTGATGAGCCGAACCTTGCGGCGTTTGCACCAGCAAGGTGTGCGTCATGTGATTTTGGCGGTGCAATATTTGGCCGAACAATTTTTGGCAGCCTATGGCGATGGCGCGGCTTTTGGGCTAGATTTGCAGATTGTGCAAGAGCCAGAAGCCCTGGGCACAGCTGGCGCAGTACGTTACGCCCTTGAACAAACCAATTTGCTTGAGGCTGGGCCGATTTTGGTGCTGAATGGCGACGAACTGACTGATTTCGATGTGGCTCAACTCTGGCAAGCTCATGCCCAATTTGGCGGCGTGGCAACCATTGCCGTGCGCCAAGTGGCCGATACCTCAGCCTTTGGGGTAGTTGCTAGCGATGCGAATCAACGAGTATATGCCTTTCAAGAAAAACCCGCAGCTGGCACGGCCTTGGCCACCACCATCAATAGCGGAGCCTATATATTTGAGCCAGCGGCGCTTGCCCAGATTCCAGCCCAAGGTTTTGCCATGCTCGAACGTGATCTCTTCCCCAGCTTGCTAGCGGCTCAAGCTCCGATTTATGCCTATCAACACAACGCCTACAGCCAAGATATTGGCACATTGGCAGGCTATTTAGCCGCCAACGAAGCGGTATTGTTGGGCCATTTGCCGCATGAAACGGTGCATGGCATACAATATGCAGCAGGAGTGTGGGCTGCGGCTGATGCTCAAATCAGCCCTAGTGCCCAACTAATTGCCCCGATTATGCTTGGTAGCGGCTGTGTGGTGGGCGAGCATGCCCGACTTGAACGGGTGATCGCATGGGATCGTGTTACAATTGAAGCCGCTGCAAACCTAAACAATGTCGCCATTGCCAATGATGTGCAGGTTGCCCACCATGCAACTGTCGAAGGTCTCGCGCTTGGTTAA
- a CDS encoding glycosyltransferase family 4 protein — translation MQQLRIAFLDSWLQAVVDGSGTAAAIGGLARTLQARGHVVDRIVPTGNWPRNLTLRRLYYNWQLPRRLANHNYDLVVGFDIDGVRVAQRLNVPYICSIKGVIAEEQRHEQGFIRALLWSLSRIELINARRAPNVISTSEYCRQMIHAHYAVPISKIGIVPEGIDLSLWQEQAQSSQRDPWTVLCVARQYPRKHVIDLIRAFASVIERVPQAQLVIIGDGPDHDLLRGVVRAYNLESSVRMLGAIADDAEVRAWYGRSSIFCLPSVQEGFGIVFLEAMASGLPIVSTNAAAIPEVVPHGQAGTLVAPSDVTAIAEALIELLQNPKLQQRYRDYGLQHVQQYAWEHVTDRFLAAVWA, via the coding sequence ATGCAGCAATTGCGAATTGCGTTCTTGGATTCGTGGTTACAGGCGGTGGTTGATGGCAGCGGCACGGCGGCAGCAATCGGCGGTTTGGCGCGGACCTTGCAAGCCCGAGGCCATGTAGTTGATCGGATTGTGCCAACTGGCAATTGGCCGCGTAATTTGACCCTGCGCCGACTTTATTACAATTGGCAATTGCCCCGTCGCCTCGCCAATCACAACTACGATTTAGTGGTTGGCTTTGATATTGATGGAGTCCGAGTTGCCCAGCGCTTAAATGTGCCCTATATTTGTAGCATCAAAGGCGTGATTGCCGAAGAACAGCGCCATGAACAAGGCTTTATTCGGGCGTTGCTCTGGTCGCTCTCGCGGATTGAATTGATCAATGCGCGGCGTGCGCCCAACGTTATTTCAACCAGTGAATATTGCCGCCAGATGATTCATGCCCATTATGCTGTGCCAATCAGTAAGATTGGGATTGTGCCCGAAGGCATTGATTTGAGTTTGTGGCAGGAGCAAGCCCAAAGCAGCCAGCGTGATCCATGGACGGTGCTATGTGTGGCCCGCCAATATCCGCGTAAACATGTGATTGACTTGATTCGGGCCTTTGCCAGCGTGATCGAACGAGTGCCGCAAGCTCAATTGGTGATTATCGGCGATGGCCCTGACCACGATTTGTTGCGCGGAGTGGTACGAGCCTACAATCTCGAAAGCTCAGTACGCATGCTCGGAGCGATTGCCGATGATGCTGAAGTGCGAGCCTGGTATGGGCGCAGCAGTATTTTCTGCTTGCCCAGCGTTCAAGAAGGCTTTGGGATCGTCTTTTTAGAGGCGATGGCAAGCGGCTTACCAATTGTCAGCACCAATGCTGCCGCGATTCCCGAAGTTGTGCCGCATGGGCAGGCTGGCACGTTAGTTGCCCCAAGCGATGTAACGGCAATCGCTGAGGCGCTGATTGAGCTATTGCAAAACCCCAAGCTACAACAGCGCTACCGCGATTATGGCTTGCAGCATGTTCAACAATATGCTTGGGAGCATGTGACCGATCGCTTTTTAGCAGCAGTTTGGGCTTAG
- a CDS encoding GDP-mannose 4,6-dehydratase, with translation MTRALITGANGFVGQHLVRYLQQATTWELWALGREAHPQLPTVLADLLDRSAVATAVANAAPDVVVHLAAQSAIPQSFRDPAGTFNINVLGQLHLFEAIKSAQLDPIVLVVGSNAMYGMAHRSGLPADENTMLCPADPYAVSKAAQDLLAGQWWYSHGLKVIRARPFNHTGPGQRADFVVPAFAHQIARIEAGLQPPVIQVGNLTPQRDFSDVRDVVRAYHLLLERAQPGEIYNIGVGQSVSIQSILDRLIALSGQTITVEVDPQRLRPVDVPIVACDASRLRSQIGWEPQYRLDDTLRDILNEWRSHVATELERVGSHINE, from the coding sequence ATGACACGAGCATTAATTACTGGCGCTAATGGCTTTGTTGGCCAACATCTTGTTCGCTATTTGCAGCAAGCAACGACTTGGGAATTATGGGCCTTGGGGCGTGAAGCCCACCCACAACTCCCAACCGTGCTGGCTGATCTGCTTGATCGTTCGGCGGTAGCAACGGCGGTGGCAAATGCAGCTCCCGATGTGGTGGTGCATTTAGCGGCCCAATCAGCGATTCCCCAATCGTTTCGTGATCCCGCTGGGACATTTAATATCAATGTGCTCGGCCAATTACACCTGTTTGAAGCGATCAAGTCGGCTCAACTTGATCCAATTGTGTTGGTGGTTGGCTCGAATGCGATGTATGGCATGGCCCATCGTTCAGGTTTACCCGCCGATGAAAACACCATGCTTTGCCCAGCGGATCCGTATGCTGTTTCCAAGGCAGCCCAAGATTTGCTAGCAGGGCAATGGTGGTATAGCCATGGCCTGAAGGTGATTCGTGCTCGGCCATTTAACCATACTGGGCCTGGCCAACGGGCTGATTTTGTTGTGCCAGCCTTTGCTCACCAAATTGCTCGCATCGAAGCGGGCTTGCAGCCGCCAGTGATTCAGGTTGGCAACCTTACGCCGCAGCGCGATTTTAGCGATGTGCGTGATGTTGTCCGGGCCTATCATCTGCTGCTTGAACGAGCGCAGCCTGGCGAAATTTATAATATTGGCGTAGGTCAGAGTGTCTCAATTCAGTCAATTCTTGATCGCCTCATTGCACTCAGTGGCCAAACGATCACGGTCGAAGTTGATCCTCAACGCTTGCGTCCAGTTGATGTGCCAATTGTGGCGTGCGATGCCAGCCGTTTGCGCAGCCAAATCGGTTGGGAGCCGCAGTATCGCCTTGATGATACGCTGCGCGATATTCTAAATGAATGGCGCAGCCACGTCGCAACCGAGTTGGAGAGAGTTGGTTCCCACATTAACGAATAA
- a CDS encoding CoA-binding protein, with translation MSDIKQLLSNSKTIAVVGLSNKPDRASYGVAEYMQRAGYKIIPVNPVLKEPVLGEQPVASLSDIKEPIDIVDIFRRAEDVPPVVEEAIAVGAKAIWMQLGIVNHEAAAAAEAAGLEVVMDKCIKVEHMQQL, from the coding sequence ATGAGCGATATTAAACAACTGTTGAGCAACTCCAAAACGATTGCCGTGGTCGGCCTGAGCAACAAGCCCGATCGGGCGAGCTATGGTGTGGCTGAATATATGCAACGGGCGGGCTATAAAATTATTCCGGTCAATCCGGTGCTCAAAGAGCCAGTGCTTGGCGAACAACCAGTTGCATCATTGAGCGATATCAAAGAGCCAATTGATATTGTCGATATTTTTCGCCGCGCCGAAGATGTGCCGCCAGTGGTTGAAGAAGCAATTGCGGTTGGCGCAAAGGCAATTTGGATGCAACTCGGGATCGTCAATCACGAGGCTGCTGCCGCTGCCGAAGCCGCTGGCTTAGAGGTTGTGATGGATAAATGTATTAAAGTCGAGCATATGCAGCAATTGTAG
- a CDS encoding NUDIX hydrolase, producing the protein MFEQFHLPVAVSAELADLVARFGMPRLHQVALVLPDGQYPASADEQALAVQGLFAPFGKADRYGEVCMVVQRPDGSLISARKAYYPPEAFRLLTGGINYDEPVYEALLRETAEETGLDVQVERFLAAVSYRPTNSPTPTFYTFAFLLRELGGTLGAVDESEQVAAFGFPQVNDLPTLASQLESLSGSEDHEIAGNWQDWGRFRAVPHRVIWNYFQA; encoded by the coding sequence ATGTTCGAGCAATTTCACCTTCCGGTTGCAGTTAGCGCCGAATTAGCCGATTTAGTCGCTCGTTTTGGCATGCCCCGTTTGCACCAAGTTGCCTTAGTTTTGCCCGATGGTCAGTATCCAGCTAGCGCCGATGAGCAAGCGCTTGCTGTCCAAGGCCTCTTTGCCCCCTTTGGCAAAGCCGACCGTTATGGCGAGGTTTGTATGGTGGTGCAACGGCCTGATGGCAGCTTGATTAGTGCGCGAAAAGCCTATTATCCGCCCGAAGCCTTTCGCTTATTGACTGGTGGGATCAATTACGATGAGCCAGTCTATGAGGCGTTGTTGCGCGAAACCGCCGAAGAAACCGGGCTTGATGTGCAGGTTGAGCGCTTTTTGGCGGCGGTCAGCTATCGCCCAACCAATAGCCCAACCCCAACGTTTTATACCTTTGCCTTTTTGCTGCGTGAATTGGGTGGCACCTTGGGGGCTGTTGATGAATCGGAGCAAGTTGCGGCCTTTGGCTTTCCTCAGGTGAACGATCTGCCGACGCTCGCCAGCCAACTCGAAAGCCTGAGCGGCAGCGAAGATCACGAAATTGCAGGCAATTGGCAAGATTGGGGTCGGTTTCGAGCAGTACCACATCGGGTTATTTGGAATTATTTTCAAGCCTAA
- the pruA gene encoding L-glutamate gamma-semialdehyde dehydrogenase, whose translation MLPEYRNEPFVDFSVKANADAMRTALSKVGDELGRTYPLLIGGEHIELADTFDSLNPAKPSQVVGSFAKATVEHANQAVEVAATTFESWRNVAAEERARYLFRAAAVMRRRKFEFMAWLVYEVSKSWAEADADVAEAIDFMEYYGRQAIKFGGPQPVVAYNGEENELRYVPLGVTVVIPPWNFALAIMVGMTTAAIAAGNTVVLKPASASPAIAAQFVRLLVEEAGLPDGVVNFVPGSGGAMGDALVDHAKTRLIAFTGSKEIGLRIFERSAKLQPGQIWLKRTILEMGGKDGIVVDETADLDAAADAIVASAFGFQGQKCSACSRAIIVDSVYSTILKKVVDRTKKLTMGDPTDPKHHLGAVVDQKAFDKIREYIEIGKSEGRLMLGGETGDGSEGYFIPPTIIADIAPEARLSLEEIFGPVLAFIKANDWKHALEIANNTEYGLTGAVFSRSRERLEEARRDFHVGNLYFNRKCTGALVGVQPFGGFNMSGTDSKAGGPDYLLLFTQAKTITDRF comes from the coding sequence ATGTTACCCGAGTACCGCAACGAACCGTTTGTCGATTTCAGTGTGAAAGCCAATGCCGATGCGATGCGCACGGCACTGAGCAAGGTTGGCGATGAATTAGGGCGTACTTATCCGCTTCTGATTGGTGGCGAACATATCGAACTGGCTGATACATTTGATTCACTGAATCCGGCCAAGCCAAGCCAAGTTGTCGGCAGTTTTGCCAAGGCAACGGTTGAGCATGCCAATCAAGCGGTGGAAGTTGCCGCCACAACCTTCGAATCATGGCGCAACGTCGCGGCAGAAGAACGCGCCCGCTATTTGTTCCGCGCTGCGGCTGTGATGCGCCGCCGCAAGTTTGAATTTATGGCATGGTTGGTGTATGAAGTAAGCAAAAGTTGGGCTGAGGCCGATGCTGATGTGGCCGAAGCAATCGACTTTATGGAATATTATGGTCGTCAGGCGATTAAGTTTGGTGGCCCACAACCAGTCGTCGCTTACAACGGCGAGGAAAATGAATTACGTTATGTGCCGCTCGGCGTAACCGTGGTAATTCCACCATGGAACTTTGCCTTGGCGATTATGGTCGGTATGACCACCGCTGCGATTGCTGCTGGCAATACGGTGGTGTTGAAACCAGCCTCGGCATCGCCCGCGATTGCCGCCCAATTTGTGCGCTTGTTGGTTGAAGAAGCTGGCTTGCCCGATGGCGTAGTTAATTTCGTGCCTGGCTCAGGCGGCGCAATGGGCGATGCCTTGGTTGATCACGCCAAAACCCGCTTAATCGCCTTCACTGGCTCGAAGGAAATTGGCTTGCGGATTTTCGAACGCTCAGCCAAATTGCAACCTGGCCAAATCTGGCTCAAACGCACAATCTTAGAAATGGGTGGCAAAGATGGGATTGTAGTTGATGAAACTGCCGATCTCGATGCTGCTGCCGATGCGATCGTGGCCTCAGCGTTTGGCTTCCAAGGCCAAAAATGCTCAGCCTGCTCGCGAGCAATTATCGTCGATAGCGTTTATAGCACAATCTTGAAGAAGGTTGTTGATCGCACCAAAAAGCTGACCATGGGCGATCCAACTGATCCCAAGCACCATCTGGGCGCGGTGGTTGACCAAAAAGCCTTCGACAAGATTCGCGAATACATTGAAATTGGCAAGAGCGAAGGTCGCTTGATGCTTGGCGGCGAAACTGGCGATGGCTCGGAAGGCTATTTCATTCCGCCAACGATCATCGCCGATATTGCCCCCGAAGCTCGGCTCTCATTGGAAGAAATTTTCGGGCCAGTCTTGGCATTTATCAAAGCCAACGATTGGAAACATGCCTTGGAAATTGCCAACAACACCGAATATGGCTTAACTGGCGCGGTATTTAGCCGCTCACGCGAACGACTTGAAGAAGCTCGGCGCGATTTCCATGTCGGCAACTTGTATTTCAATCGCAAGTGCACAGGCGCGTTGGTTGGGGTTCAGCCGTTTGGTGGCTTCAACATGAGCGGCACCGACTCGAAAGCTGGCGGCCCCGATTACCTCTTGTTGTTCACTCAAGCCAAAACCATTACTGATCGCTTCTAA
- a CDS encoding response regulator, whose product MACLFIVDDQPDTHIILARLLEVDGYTVVGAHNGSEALKQIPVVRPALVLLDLALPGIDGLTVAKQLRINTSTKHVPIIAMTAFGGNDYRTQAMAAGCSEYLLKPLDFAKLRGVIAQLVLQVA is encoded by the coding sequence ATGGCTTGTTTATTTATAGTTGATGATCAACCAGACACTCACATTATTCTCGCGCGTTTACTTGAGGTTGATGGGTATACGGTGGTTGGGGCGCACAATGGTAGTGAAGCCCTGAAGCAAATACCTGTAGTTCGCCCAGCCTTGGTGTTATTGGATCTAGCCTTGCCGGGCATTGATGGTTTAACGGTTGCCAAACAGTTACGCATCAATACCAGCACCAAGCATGTGCCAATTATTGCCATGACGGCCTTTGGTGGCAACGATTATCGTACCCAAGCTATGGCAGCTGGTTGTAGCGAATATCTTTTAAAACCATTGGATTTTGCTAAACTTCGCGGGGTGATTGCGCAATTGGTGCTACAAGTGGCCTAA
- a CDS encoding phosphoglucomutase/phosphomannomutase family protein, whose translation MASAIKFGTDGWRAAIAEEYTFDNVRIVTQAVADYLHESGLAPRGLVVGYDTRFGSERFAAATAEVLAANGIHVYLTEKATPTPVVCWSILCKKAGGASIITASHNPPSDNGYKYKPEYAGSASPEVIARLEDRLEKAPVKRMALREAEKQGLVERINGTPDYVAQVKQMVDLEAIKREGWTIINDAMYGAGAGFLPLLLDGGQTKVVPINDTRNPLFPGMRSPEPIDDNLTKLKNVVKQSGAFAGLAYDGDADRVGLVDEKGKFVDQLRVFGLLTYYLLEVKGWRGPIVKSLSTTSMVNRLAELYNVPIYETPVGFKHIGPKMIESNAIIGGEESGGFAFAKHLPERDGILSSLLLLDLFLKRGKTPSETMEELFSKVGPHFYDRLDITYPAEQRDTILKRVDSARPDALAGLTVNSITTQGGYKYHLQDGSWLLIRFSGTEPLLRIYTETRSPELVEKLLAEGRVIAGV comes from the coding sequence ATGGCATCAGCAATCAAATTTGGCACCGACGGTTGGCGAGCAGCGATCGCCGAAGAGTATACCTTTGACAATGTGCGCATTGTCACCCAAGCCGTCGCGGATTATCTGCATGAGTCGGGCTTGGCCCCGCGCGGGTTGGTGGTTGGCTATGATACTCGTTTCGGTTCCGAGCGCTTCGCCGCCGCCACCGCCGAGGTGCTGGCTGCCAACGGAATTCATGTTTATTTAACTGAAAAAGCGACTCCTACGCCTGTGGTTTGTTGGAGCATTTTGTGCAAAAAGGCTGGTGGAGCCTCGATTATCACGGCTTCGCACAACCCACCAAGCGACAACGGCTATAAATATAAGCCCGAATATGCTGGCTCAGCCTCGCCCGAAGTGATCGCCCGCTTGGAAGATCGTTTAGAAAAAGCGCCAGTCAAGCGCATGGCACTGCGTGAGGCCGAAAAACAAGGCTTGGTTGAACGGATCAACGGCACGCCCGATTATGTCGCGCAAGTCAAGCAAATGGTTGATCTTGAGGCGATCAAACGCGAGGGCTGGACGATCATCAACGACGCAATGTATGGGGCTGGCGCTGGTTTCTTGCCATTGTTGCTTGATGGTGGCCAAACCAAAGTTGTGCCAATCAACGATACCCGTAACCCTTTATTTCCTGGAATGCGTTCGCCCGAACCAATCGACGACAATTTAACCAAACTCAAAAATGTGGTTAAGCAAAGTGGGGCTTTTGCGGGCTTGGCCTACGATGGCGATGCTGATCGGGTTGGGTTGGTTGATGAAAAAGGCAAATTTGTTGATCAGTTACGGGTTTTTGGCTTACTAACCTATTATTTATTAGAAGTTAAAGGTTGGCGCGGCCCAATCGTTAAGTCACTTTCAACCACTTCGATGGTTAATCGTTTGGCCGAGCTTTACAATGTGCCAATCTACGAAACTCCGGTTGGCTTCAAGCATATCGGCCCCAAGATGATCGAATCGAATGCAATTATTGGTGGCGAGGAATCGGGCGGGTTTGCCTTTGCCAAGCATTTGCCGGAACGTGATGGGATTTTATCGTCGCTGCTGTTGCTCGATTTGTTCTTGAAGCGTGGCAAAACGCCCAGCGAAACCATGGAAGAGTTGTTCAGCAAAGTTGGGCCACATTTCTACGATCGCTTGGATATTACCTATCCTGCTGAGCAACGCGATACGATTCTCAAGCGGGTTGATTCGGCTCGCCCCGATGCCTTAGCTGGCTTGACGGTTAATTCGATTACCACCCAAGGCGGCTACAAATACCACCTGCAAGATGGCAGTTGGCTGTTGATTCGCTTCTCAGGCACTGAGCCATTGTTGCGTATTTATACCGAAACCCGCTCACCAGAGTTGGTCGAAAAATTGTTAGCCGAAGGTCGGGTCATCGCTGGCGTATAG
- a CDS encoding nitroreductase family protein, which produces MTQPAVNNTLSVAEAISSRRSVRKYTNDQVSQADLNTILELTGKAPSAWNIQPWRFVAVRNQEVKNKLQAAAYGQGQVGSAPVVIAVYSNTAEALDTLADVIHPGVPAEQRQGAIDGILGAFAQRSPEEKEAWGLGQTNIALGYLSLAARSLGYDTSLMLGFDPAQVKEILGLPAHVQLAGLVALGVAAEEGYPHHRHAVEKITQFVD; this is translated from the coding sequence ATGACTCAGCCAGCCGTTAACAATACCTTGAGCGTTGCCGAAGCCATTTCAAGCCGCCGCTCAGTTCGTAAATATACCAACGACCAAGTAAGCCAAGCCGACCTCAACACCATTTTGGAATTGACTGGCAAAGCTCCTTCAGCCTGGAACATTCAACCATGGCGCTTCGTTGCTGTGCGCAACCAAGAAGTCAAAAATAAATTGCAAGCTGCTGCGTATGGCCAAGGCCAAGTTGGTAGCGCTCCAGTGGTGATCGCCGTTTATAGCAATACCGCTGAAGCCCTCGATACCCTCGCCGATGTGATTCACCCAGGCGTGCCAGCCGAGCAACGCCAAGGCGCAATCGATGGCATTTTGGGTGCGTTCGCTCAGCGCAGCCCCGAAGAAAAAGAAGCTTGGGGTTTGGGTCAAACCAACATCGCCCTTGGCTATCTTTCATTGGCCGCTCGCTCATTGGGCTACGACACCTCGTTGATGTTGGGCTTTGACCCAGCCCAAGTCAAAGAAATTTTGGGCTTGCCAGCGCACGTGCAATTGGCTGGCTTGGTGGCCTTGGGTGTTGCCGCTGAAGAAGGCTACCCACACCACCGCCACGCTGTCGAAAAAATCACCCAATTCGTTGACTAA
- a CDS encoding NTP transferase domain-containing protein yields MDILVLAGGTGSRLWPRSRRTKPKQFLPLLSNRTMLQETVDRVRPLMEEGRVFVVTGSDYEELIREQLNDVPRNNVILEPSGRGTASAIGLAAIHMRRSAPDAVMAVLSADHLILRNEAFRQALQAAEVAAREGYLVTLGVKPSFANTGYGYIQCGELITEAHNHKIHRVQRFAEKPDQDTAERYLAKGNYFWNAGIFVWQTKTFLDAIGRHMPELRNQLNQVQASFGKSRYHDTLAHVWENVENITVDYGIMERAPNVAVVPVDIGWSDVGDWHTLTTLMSDDDSANVVIGPHVEVDTKSTLIYSDSGRMIATIGLDGFLVVDTGDALLIAPRDRAQDVKKIVDQLRTEGRNDVL; encoded by the coding sequence ATGGATATTTTAGTGCTTGCTGGGGGTACTGGCTCGCGATTGTGGCCGCGTTCACGTCGCACCAAGCCCAAGCAATTTTTACCCTTGCTTTCCAATCGCACCATGCTGCAAGAAACCGTTGATCGAGTCCGGCCTTTGATGGAAGAAGGTCGGGTATTCGTGGTAACTGGCTCGGATTACGAAGAATTAATTCGTGAGCAGTTGAACGACGTGCCGCGCAATAACGTTATTTTAGAGCCAAGTGGTCGTGGCACGGCTTCGGCAATTGGCTTGGCGGCAATTCATATGCGCCGCTCAGCTCCTGATGCAGTGATGGCAGTGTTGAGTGCTGATCACTTGATTTTGCGCAACGAAGCCTTTCGTCAAGCGCTGCAAGCCGCCGAAGTTGCCGCCCGCGAAGGCTATTTGGTGACGCTGGGGGTCAAACCATCGTTTGCGAATACGGGCTATGGCTACATTCAATGTGGCGAATTGATCACCGAAGCGCATAATCATAAAATTCATCGGGTGCAGCGTTTTGCCGAAAAGCCCGACCAAGATACTGCTGAGCGCTATCTCGCCAAAGGCAATTATTTCTGGAACGCTGGGATTTTCGTTTGGCAAACCAAAACCTTCCTTGATGCGATTGGTCGCCACATGCCCGAATTGCGCAACCAACTCAATCAAGTTCAAGCCTCGTTTGGCAAATCGCGCTACCACGATACTTTGGCCCACGTCTGGGAGAACGTCGAAAATATCACGGTTGATTATGGCATTATGGAGCGTGCACCAAACGTCGCGGTTGTGCCAGTTGATATTGGCTGGAGCGACGTTGGCGATTGGCACACCCTGACAACCTTGATGAGCGACGACGATTCGGCTAATGTAGTGATTGGGCCACACGTCGAGGTTGATACCAAATCGACCTTGATTTACAGCGATTCTGGCCGCATGATCGCCACGATTGGCCTTGATGGCTTTTTGGTGGTCGATACCGGCGATGCCCTGCTGATTGCCCCACGTGATCGCGCTCAAGATGTCAAGAAAATTGTCGATCAATTGCGGACTGAAGGCCGCAATGATGTGTTATAA